In one Aggregicoccus sp. 17bor-14 genomic region, the following are encoded:
- a CDS encoding glycosyltransferase family 4 protein, with translation MQPPLPSLPPVALDASLWDEPTTGIGLYTRCLAGALEAHGVALERLGARVSGEGPRGELGRSAWVLGRLPQQLRASPAPLFHALGNFNLPLRRPPGKRLVLTVHDLIPLTLPHSVSTPFRWQFRLWLGHSVGLADRILCNSRHTERELLERYPAARGKTQVTPLGVDHVDAHAGEPAQPTASFIDALGLPQDYVLYAGSLDVRKNVGLVLDALERLRAAGRPAPLVLAGQRWFGSGNAEARIARMRSEGHDIRALGYQEAPAFYALMRRAAAFVFPSRMEGFGLPPLEAMRLGVPTIVSDAGALPEVCGDGALAVRPDDAEGLAAALARLLRSKEERRAWAERGRAQAAAFTWARTAELTAQAYREVLGDVSGRG, from the coding sequence GTGCAGCCGCCTCTGCCCTCCCTGCCGCCGGTCGCGCTCGACGCGAGCCTCTGGGACGAGCCCACCACGGGCATCGGCCTCTACACCCGCTGCCTCGCCGGGGCGCTCGAGGCGCACGGCGTGGCGCTCGAGCGGCTCGGGGCCCGCGTCTCCGGAGAGGGGCCGCGCGGGGAGCTGGGGCGCAGCGCCTGGGTGCTCGGACGCCTGCCGCAGCAGCTGCGCGCGAGCCCCGCGCCGCTCTTCCACGCCCTGGGCAACTTCAACCTCCCGCTGCGCAGGCCCCCGGGCAAGCGGCTCGTGCTCACGGTGCACGACCTCATCCCGCTCACGCTCCCCCACAGCGTGTCCACGCCCTTCCGCTGGCAGTTCCGGCTGTGGCTGGGCCACAGCGTGGGGCTCGCGGACCGCATCCTCTGCAACAGCCGCCACACCGAGCGCGAGCTGCTCGAGCGCTACCCCGCCGCGCGCGGCAAGACGCAGGTGACGCCCCTGGGCGTGGACCACGTGGACGCGCACGCGGGCGAGCCCGCGCAGCCCACCGCGAGCTTCATCGACGCGCTGGGGCTGCCGCAGGACTACGTGCTGTACGCGGGCTCCCTGGACGTGCGCAAGAACGTGGGGCTGGTGCTCGATGCGCTCGAGCGCCTGCGCGCCGCGGGCCGCCCGGCGCCGCTGGTGCTCGCCGGGCAGCGCTGGTTCGGCTCGGGCAACGCCGAGGCCCGCATCGCGCGGATGAGGAGCGAGGGGCACGACATCCGCGCGCTCGGCTACCAGGAGGCGCCCGCCTTCTACGCGCTGATGCGCCGCGCCGCGGCCTTCGTGTTCCCCTCGCGCATGGAGGGCTTCGGGCTGCCGCCGCTCGAGGCGATGCGCCTGGGGGTGCCCACCATCGTCTCGGACGCGGGCGCCCTGCCCGAGGTGTGCGGGGACGGCGCGCTCGCGGTGCGCCCGGACGACGCGGAGGGGCTCGCCGCGGCGCTCGCGCGGCTCTTGCGCTCGAAGGAGGAGCGCCGGGCGTGGGCCGAGCGGGGCCGCGCGCAGGCGGCCGCCTTCACCTGGGCGCGCACCGCGGAGCTCACGGCGCAGGCCTACCGGGAAGTGCTCGGCGACGTCTCCGGGCGCGGCTAG
- a CDS encoding Hsp70 family protein, translating to MPRYAVGIDLGTTHSAVSYFNLEAGEARGRAQAMLPVPQLIAPGTVEARPLLPSFLYLPAAPEFPPGSLALPWNPEPGATAPIVGEFARSHGAKVPTRLVSSAKSWLSHAGVDRRSALLPWQAPAEVQRVSPLEASTRYLRHLHAAWDQAFGTDGGSTLAEQDVIVTVPASFDPAARELTLEAAKAAGLSHVTLLEEPQAALYAWLESMGEGFRKRMRVGEVILVVDVGGGTSDFSLITVRERDGEVELTRVAVGDHILLGGDNMDLALAHTLNQRLTGEGKKLDAWQFNALTYGCRHAKEQLYADPGLARAPITIPGRGSSLIGGTLKTELAREELDRVLTDGFFPRIPVTELPRTQRRTGLAQMALPYAQDAGVTRHLAAFLTRQAQALAQSPDSPVDVGGKGFIHPTAVLFNGGVFKAGPLKARVLEVLNSWLAADGGSEAKELEGADLDLAVARGAAYYGWVRQGHGLRIRGGTARAYYVGVETAMPAVPGMEPPVKALCVAPFGMEEGTQADVPPQEFGLVTGEPTSFRFFASSTRRDDRVGAFVEDVEAAAAAGELEELAPIETLLPGTPAPFGDLTPVNLQAAVTEVGTLELRCLEKEGPGRWKLELNVRMKE from the coding sequence ATGCCCCGCTACGCAGTCGGCATCGACCTCGGCACCACGCACTCCGCCGTCTCCTACTTCAACCTGGAGGCGGGCGAGGCGCGCGGCCGCGCCCAGGCGATGCTCCCCGTCCCCCAGCTCATCGCGCCCGGCACCGTGGAGGCGCGGCCCCTGCTGCCCTCCTTCCTCTACCTGCCGGCGGCGCCCGAGTTCCCCCCGGGCAGCCTCGCGCTGCCGTGGAACCCGGAGCCCGGGGCCACCGCGCCCATCGTGGGCGAGTTCGCGCGCTCGCACGGCGCGAAGGTGCCCACGCGCCTCGTCTCCTCGGCCAAGAGCTGGCTCAGCCACGCGGGCGTCGACCGGCGCTCGGCGCTGCTGCCCTGGCAGGCGCCGGCGGAGGTGCAGCGGGTGAGCCCGCTGGAGGCGAGCACGCGCTACCTGCGCCACCTGCACGCGGCGTGGGACCAGGCGTTCGGCACGGACGGAGGCAGCACCCTCGCCGAGCAGGACGTCATCGTCACCGTGCCCGCCTCCTTCGACCCGGCGGCGCGCGAGCTCACGCTGGAGGCCGCGAAGGCCGCGGGCCTGAGCCACGTCACGCTGCTCGAGGAGCCGCAGGCCGCGCTCTACGCGTGGCTGGAGAGCATGGGCGAGGGCTTCCGCAAGCGCATGCGCGTGGGCGAGGTCATCCTCGTGGTGGACGTGGGCGGCGGCACCAGCGACTTCTCGCTCATCACTGTGCGCGAGCGCGACGGCGAGGTGGAGCTCACGCGGGTCGCCGTGGGAGACCACATCCTGCTGGGCGGCGACAACATGGACCTCGCGCTCGCCCACACGCTCAACCAGCGCCTGACGGGGGAGGGCAAGAAGCTGGACGCGTGGCAGTTCAATGCGCTCACCTACGGCTGCCGCCACGCGAAGGAGCAGCTGTACGCGGACCCGGGCCTCGCGCGCGCGCCCATCACCATCCCCGGGCGCGGCAGCAGCCTCATCGGCGGCACGCTGAAGACGGAGCTCGCGCGCGAGGAGCTGGACCGCGTGCTCACCGACGGCTTCTTCCCCCGCATCCCGGTGACCGAGCTGCCGCGCACGCAGCGGCGCACCGGCCTCGCGCAGATGGCGCTCCCGTACGCGCAGGACGCGGGCGTCACCCGCCACCTCGCGGCCTTCCTCACCCGCCAGGCGCAGGCGCTCGCCCAGAGCCCGGACTCGCCGGTGGACGTGGGCGGCAAGGGCTTCATCCACCCGACGGCCGTGCTCTTCAACGGCGGCGTGTTCAAGGCGGGGCCGCTCAAGGCCCGCGTGCTCGAGGTGCTCAACAGCTGGCTCGCGGCGGACGGTGGCAGCGAGGCGAAGGAGCTGGAGGGTGCGGACCTGGACCTCGCGGTGGCGCGCGGCGCGGCCTACTACGGCTGGGTGCGCCAGGGCCACGGGCTGCGCATCCGCGGCGGCACCGCGCGCGCCTACTACGTGGGCGTGGAGACGGCGATGCCCGCGGTGCCCGGCATGGAGCCGCCGGTGAAGGCGCTGTGCGTCGCGCCCTTCGGCATGGAGGAGGGCACGCAGGCGGACGTGCCGCCGCAGGAGTTCGGGCTCGTCACGGGTGAGCCCACGAGCTTCCGCTTCTTCGCCTCCAGCACGCGCCGCGACGACCGCGTGGGCGCCTTCGTGGAGGACGTGGAGGCGGCCGCCGCGGCCGGTGAGCTCGAGGAGCTCGCGCCCATCGAGACGCTGCTGCCCGGCACCCCCGCCCCCTTCGGAGACCTCACCCCGGTGAACCTGCAGGCCGCCGTCACCGAGGTGGGCACGCTCGAGCTGCGCTGCCTCGAGAAGGAAGGCCCGGGCCGCTGGAAGCTCGAGCTCAACGTGCGCATGAAGGAGTAG
- a CDS encoding phytase, whose amino-acid sequence MRIRSAVWLTTCLLAGTAAAQLQVQPTAETDGVGTGAVSGVAFWPNPSRPEQSLVLLADRNTGLYVQGLNGSNRQFFSGVVTGVDVHDGFRFGTATVPLVAAAVDPALSLFAVVGQPDGGASLQQLRTASSDIGNVRTVKLYASSADGRFFAFVGNELGQLQQLELSAELDGGIAVTPGRLLSVPGPARAVTVDERAAALYVAEVSGQLWRFDAAPEGSDAGSALDLDGGTLGSAVQGLALYALEDGRGYLVSASGTSGTSTFTVLDRDPPHAVRGTFQIAADGGIDAVETSLALAIDSAPLGTAADGGYPSGVLVAVDGTNSGGAQNAKLVAWQSVAQAFTPPLATRADAGSGDGGTVDAGAPSGGGGVVPPGSGGSVPPGGDDGTSCSCTSSSVPGAALLALSAVLLQRRRRRSAP is encoded by the coding sequence GTGCGCATCCGCTCGGCAGTGTGGCTGACGACGTGTCTCCTGGCGGGAACGGCCGCTGCGCAGCTGCAGGTGCAGCCCACCGCCGAGACGGACGGCGTGGGGACCGGCGCGGTCTCCGGCGTCGCCTTCTGGCCCAACCCGTCGCGGCCCGAGCAGAGCCTGGTGCTGCTCGCGGACCGCAACACCGGGCTCTACGTGCAGGGGCTGAACGGGAGCAACCGCCAGTTCTTTTCGGGCGTGGTCACCGGCGTGGACGTGCACGACGGCTTCCGCTTCGGCACCGCCACCGTGCCGCTGGTGGCGGCGGCGGTGGACCCGGCGCTCTCGCTCTTCGCGGTGGTGGGCCAGCCGGACGGCGGCGCGAGCCTGCAGCAGCTGCGCACCGCGAGCTCCGACATCGGCAACGTGCGCACGGTGAAGCTGTACGCGAGCAGCGCGGATGGCCGCTTCTTCGCCTTCGTGGGCAACGAGCTGGGCCAGCTCCAGCAGCTGGAGCTGAGCGCGGAGCTGGACGGGGGCATCGCCGTCACCCCGGGCCGCCTCCTCTCCGTGCCGGGGCCCGCGCGCGCGGTGACGGTGGACGAGCGGGCGGCGGCGCTCTACGTGGCCGAGGTCTCCGGGCAGCTGTGGCGCTTCGACGCTGCACCCGAGGGCTCGGACGCGGGCAGCGCGCTGGACCTCGACGGCGGTACCCTGGGCAGCGCCGTGCAGGGGCTCGCGCTCTACGCGCTGGAGGACGGGCGGGGCTACCTCGTCTCCGCGAGCGGCACCTCGGGCACGAGCACCTTCACCGTGCTGGACCGCGACCCGCCGCACGCCGTGCGCGGCACCTTCCAGATCGCCGCGGACGGCGGCATCGACGCGGTGGAGACCAGTCTCGCGCTCGCGATCGACAGCGCCCCGCTGGGCACCGCCGCGGACGGCGGCTACCCGAGCGGCGTGCTGGTGGCGGTGGACGGGACGAACAGCGGCGGCGCACAGAACGCGAAGCTGGTCGCGTGGCAGTCCGTCGCGCAGGCCTTCACGCCCCCGCTCGCGACGCGCGCGGACGCCGGCAGCGGCGACGGCGGCACCGTGGACGCGGGCGCCCCCAGCGGCGGCGGCGGGGTGGTGCCCCCGGGCAGCGGCGGCAGCGTGCCGCCGGGCGGCGACGACGGGACGAGCTGCAGCTGCACCTCCAGCTCCGTGCCGGGCGCGGCCCTGCTCGCGCTGAGCGCCGTGCTGCTGCAGCGCCGCCGGCGCCGCTCCGCGCCCTGA
- a CDS encoding DUF2760 domain-containing protein, protein MTEQASLSFFARLWLAFLCFWRVLVSRPFAQAVLPASRAYDEGTLAQLPSGSTLQPKAALPDKAPAPKAPAAPVRPPPEKEHASGLAVLGMLQREGRLIDFLQEDVAAFSDADVGAAARIVHEGCRKVVQQYLALEPVLQESEGARVSVPVGFDAQRIRLTGNVAGQPPFAGSLKHHGWVTTAVRFPELSGALDARVLAPAEVELP, encoded by the coding sequence ATGACCGAGCAGGCTTCGCTTTCCTTCTTTGCGCGTCTCTGGCTCGCCTTCCTCTGCTTCTGGCGCGTCCTCGTCTCCCGCCCCTTCGCCCAGGCCGTGCTGCCGGCGAGCCGCGCCTATGACGAGGGCACGCTCGCGCAGCTGCCCTCAGGCTCCACGCTCCAGCCCAAGGCCGCGCTGCCCGACAAGGCGCCCGCGCCCAAGGCTCCCGCCGCCCCCGTCCGCCCGCCGCCCGAGAAGGAGCACGCCTCGGGGCTCGCGGTGCTGGGCATGCTGCAGCGCGAGGGCCGCCTCATCGACTTCCTCCAGGAGGACGTGGCCGCCTTCTCGGACGCGGACGTGGGCGCCGCCGCGCGCATCGTGCACGAGGGCTGCCGCAAGGTGGTGCAGCAGTACCTCGCGCTCGAGCCGGTGCTGCAGGAGTCGGAGGGGGCGCGCGTGAGCGTGCCGGTGGGCTTCGATGCGCAGCGCATCCGGCTCACCGGCAACGTGGCCGGCCAGCCCCCGTTCGCCGGCAGCCTCAAGCACCACGGCTGGGTCACCACCGCGGTGCGCTTCCCGGAGCTGAGCGGCGCGCTGGATGCGCGCGTGCTCGCGCCCGCCGAAGTGGAGCTGCCCTAG
- a CDS encoding glycosyltransferase family 4 protein, producing MAVHQLIPSFVPGDASAQAALHLQLLLRRLGHAGGLYAGEVASGYAALAHPARALSPAPEDWVLYHHGIGSPLSGQLMHLRCRRGVVFHNISPLRFYRGTRLAGELAAGRAQLAAMAPFVEVALGVSDFNARELRAAGHARVHTVPLFVEPERFARDVADPRLLARLARPGLTLLGVSRVMPHKRVEDLLRLHAEVRQLRPDARLLLVGGYEPGSRYFRALQRQAHAAGGVSFLGRLGHAQLVAAYRAADLFVSMSEHEGFGVPLVEAMAAELPVLAYAAAAVPETLGGAGVAFDEKRYALLAELACELGENGPLRARVLAGQQRRLRDFSADAAQAALVRALPELSQPTAPASPRPRRRAAAGAPRRPRVALVVQRYGEVTGGAERHAQQVAQHLAPHWELTVLTTCAKDHLTWENEFPPGPDRDGRVRVLRFPVERVRHMRPFNALSRTLFARPRAHDRLTEERWLAEQGPVAPGLLRHLEAEGARYDGVLFFTYLYAPTAWGLPMVARRALVVPTAHDEPPLRFGAFRDVFERPRALLCNTPEELALLSRLYPAHAPAQVVGVGVDRVRGSARRFRHKHGLSRPYLLYVGRIEAGKGIPELLAHHRLLRRQYADAPDLVLAGALHMERSRLTGEGVRYVGRVEEQEKHDALAGALAVVVPSRYESLSLLVLEALSHATPVLVNAGSEVLVGQVQRSGGGRAYADYPGFVSALREVGEQREALGRRGRGFAQAHTWPKVVAAYRRELARILETPLEPLKETRQ from the coding sequence ATGGCCGTCCACCAGCTCATCCCCAGCTTCGTGCCCGGAGACGCCTCGGCCCAGGCCGCGCTGCACCTGCAGCTGCTGCTGCGCCGGCTCGGCCACGCGGGCGGCCTGTACGCGGGGGAGGTGGCCTCCGGGTACGCCGCGCTCGCGCACCCCGCGCGCGCGCTGTCCCCTGCCCCGGAGGATTGGGTCCTCTACCACCATGGCATCGGCTCGCCCCTGAGTGGGCAGCTGATGCACCTGCGCTGCCGCCGCGGCGTGGTCTTCCACAACATCAGCCCGCTGCGCTTCTACCGGGGCACGCGGCTCGCGGGAGAGCTCGCCGCGGGACGGGCCCAGCTCGCCGCGATGGCGCCCTTCGTGGAGGTGGCGCTGGGCGTCTCGGACTTCAATGCGCGGGAGCTGCGCGCTGCGGGCCATGCGCGCGTGCACACCGTGCCGCTCTTCGTGGAGCCGGAGCGCTTCGCGCGCGACGTCGCGGACCCGCGGCTGCTCGCGCGCCTCGCGCGCCCGGGGCTCACGCTGCTGGGCGTGAGCCGGGTGATGCCCCACAAGCGCGTGGAGGACCTGCTACGCCTGCATGCCGAGGTGCGCCAGCTGCGGCCCGACGCGCGCCTGCTGCTCGTGGGCGGCTACGAGCCGGGCAGCCGCTACTTCCGGGCCCTGCAGCGACAGGCGCACGCGGCCGGGGGCGTGAGCTTCCTCGGGCGCCTCGGGCACGCGCAGCTGGTGGCCGCCTACCGCGCCGCGGACCTCTTCGTCTCCATGAGCGAGCACGAGGGCTTCGGCGTCCCGCTGGTGGAGGCGATGGCCGCCGAGCTCCCGGTGCTCGCGTACGCGGCCGCCGCGGTGCCCGAGACGCTGGGCGGCGCGGGAGTGGCCTTCGACGAGAAGCGCTACGCGCTGCTCGCGGAGCTCGCGTGCGAGCTGGGCGAGAACGGCCCCCTGCGCGCGCGCGTGCTCGCCGGGCAGCAGCGCCGGCTGCGCGACTTCTCCGCGGACGCGGCCCAGGCGGCCCTGGTGCGCGCGCTGCCCGAGCTCTCCCAGCCCACCGCGCCCGCCTCCCCTCGCCCGAGGCGCAGGGCCGCCGCCGGTGCGCCTCGCCGGCCGCGCGTGGCGCTCGTGGTGCAGCGCTACGGCGAGGTGACGGGCGGCGCCGAGCGGCACGCGCAGCAGGTGGCCCAGCACCTGGCGCCGCACTGGGAGCTCACCGTGCTCACCACCTGCGCGAAGGATCACCTCACGTGGGAGAACGAGTTCCCGCCGGGCCCGGATCGCGACGGCCGGGTGCGGGTGCTGCGCTTTCCCGTGGAGCGGGTGCGCCACATGCGCCCCTTCAACGCGCTCTCGCGCACGCTGTTCGCCCGTCCCCGCGCGCACGACCGGCTCACCGAGGAGCGCTGGCTCGCCGAGCAGGGCCCGGTGGCGCCGGGGCTCCTGCGCCACCTGGAAGCGGAGGGCGCGCGCTACGACGGCGTCCTCTTCTTCACCTACCTCTACGCGCCCACCGCCTGGGGTCTGCCCATGGTCGCGCGCCGCGCGCTGGTGGTGCCCACCGCGCACGACGAGCCCCCCTTGCGCTTCGGTGCCTTCCGCGACGTGTTCGAGCGCCCGCGCGCGCTCCTGTGCAACACGCCCGAGGAGCTGGCGCTCCTCTCCCGGCTCTACCCCGCGCACGCCCCCGCGCAGGTGGTGGGCGTGGGGGTGGACCGGGTGCGCGGCAGCGCCCGGCGCTTTCGGCACAAGCACGGGCTGAGCCGCCCCTACCTGCTGTACGTGGGCCGCATCGAGGCCGGCAAGGGCATCCCCGAGCTGCTCGCGCACCACCGCCTGCTGCGCCGCCAGTACGCGGACGCGCCGGACCTGGTGCTCGCCGGGGCGCTGCACATGGAGCGCTCGCGGCTCACCGGCGAGGGCGTGCGCTACGTGGGCCGCGTGGAGGAGCAGGAGAAGCACGACGCGCTCGCCGGGGCGCTCGCCGTGGTGGTGCCCAGCCGCTACGAGAGCCTCTCGCTGCTGGTGCTGGAGGCGCTCTCGCACGCGACGCCCGTGCTGGTGAACGCCGGCTCCGAGGTGCTGGTGGGCCAGGTGCAGCGCAGCGGCGGCGGGCGCGCGTACGCGGACTACCCGGGCTTCGTCAGCGCCCTGCGCGAGGTGGGCGAGCAGCGCGAGGCGCTGGGACGCCGTGGCCGCGGCTTCGCGCAAGCGCACACCTGGCCGAAGGTGGTGGCCGCCTACCGCCGCGAGCTTGCCCGCATCCTCGAGACCCCACTCGAGCCCCTGAAGGAGACACGCCAATGA
- a CDS encoding GDP-mannose 4,6-dehydratase, whose product MRVLVTGADGFAGRHLCAHLREAGDEVVELHGPRAAELGSSARHVDLTHEAAVRDAVDETQPEGVIHLGAFGSIVKSHAHPARALAVNALGTTNLLAAVRDRCPRARVLVVSSCEVYGPLPEGVSATEASPLQPVSPFAASKVSAELMAGLFHRSYGLHVLVARPFNHLGAGQEPTFAVPSFAAQLRAIARGDREPVLRVGNLDPVRDYTHVWDMVAGYRLLLREGRAGETYNLCSGEGHTLRSVLDEMLALSGLSVRLELDPARLRPAEIPRLVGVAERARALGWRPQRTLTEALSDALGRPVAVATP is encoded by the coding sequence ATGAGGGTCCTGGTCACCGGCGCGGACGGCTTCGCGGGCCGCCACCTGTGCGCGCACCTGCGCGAGGCGGGCGACGAGGTGGTGGAGCTGCACGGCCCGCGCGCCGCGGAGCTGGGCAGCAGCGCGCGCCACGTCGACCTCACGCACGAGGCCGCGGTGCGCGACGCGGTGGACGAGACGCAGCCCGAGGGCGTCATCCACCTGGGCGCCTTCGGCTCCATCGTGAAGAGCCACGCGCACCCCGCGCGCGCGCTCGCCGTCAATGCGCTGGGCACCACGAACCTGCTCGCGGCCGTGCGCGACCGCTGCCCGCGAGCGCGCGTGCTGGTGGTCAGCTCCTGCGAGGTGTACGGCCCGCTGCCCGAGGGCGTGAGCGCCACCGAGGCGAGCCCCCTGCAGCCGGTGAGCCCCTTTGCCGCCTCGAAGGTCTCCGCCGAGCTGATGGCCGGCCTCTTCCACCGCAGCTACGGGCTCCACGTCCTGGTGGCGCGCCCCTTCAACCACCTGGGCGCGGGCCAGGAGCCCACCTTCGCCGTGCCCTCCTTCGCCGCGCAGCTGCGCGCCATCGCCCGCGGAGACCGCGAGCCGGTGCTGCGCGTGGGCAACCTGGACCCGGTGCGCGACTACACCCACGTCTGGGACATGGTCGCCGGCTACCGGCTGCTCTTGCGCGAGGGGCGCGCCGGGGAGACCTACAACCTGTGCAGCGGCGAGGGGCACACCTTGCGCAGCGTGCTCGACGAGATGCTCGCGCTCAGCGGGCTCTCGGTGCGCCTGGAGCTGGATCCCGCGCGCCTGCGGCCCGCGGAGATTCCGCGCCTGGTGGGCGTGGCGGAGCGCGCCCGGGCGCTGGGCTGGAGGCCGCAGCGCACCCTCACCGAGGCGCTCTCGGACGCGCTGGGCCGGCCCGTCGCGGTGGCCACGCCCTAG
- a CDS encoding hsp70 family protein has product MHIVGIDLGTTHCAVAAVDPSRGGASAPVQDFPVQQLVGLGEVAPRKLLPSTLYVPAGSELAPESLRLPWGEEVPVVGEFARWQGARVPGRLVASAKSWLCHPGVDRSAPILPWGAGADVAKLSPVEASALLLRHMARAWDAAHPDAPLAQQEVVITVPASFDEAARALTVSAARRAGLERFTLLEEPQAAFYDFTARHRADLAQALAGVRLVLVVDVGGGTTDFTLVHAGVSPEGPILRRLAVGEHLMLGGDNMDAALARRVEEKLSAGGRRLGATQWTQALQAARVAKESLLGEAPPERYGVSLVAGGSRLLGGSLSTELTREEVEQLVLDGFLPRSAPDERPRRAARMALQELGLPYAQDAAITRHLAAFLQQHAEAGHAALGEPHAPGALPRPDAVLLNGGVFNSPAITERLLDAVSAWWPGAPRIPLLRHESLELAVARGAAYYGLVRRGLGLRIGGGAARAYYVRLEAAPGSGDTQPQALCLIPRGFEEGQSVELGQQPFTLALGRPVQFALLSTTSDRIDKPGDVVALAEDLKPLPPIHTLLKGASGKAAEVPVHLQAALTEIGTLELSCVSDVADERWRLEFELRGQAGTHELTVTESMPARFAEAKEDIERVYGSKPLPVGLKDVKQLTRTLEGVLGPREGWRVPVLRELWSSLYAGASKRRRSADHERVFFSLLGYTLRPGFGYPLDAWRAEQTFSLFEPLVNAHAEKAVWIEFWVMWRRIAGGLSEAQHARLYAYLEPHLARRVPPELKPQKNAPKPKGVQPEGLDEMVRLAASLEHLEAAQKEQLGGHVAARLRAEARSGGPWAWALGRLGARVPLYGSGHKVVGVEAAEAWLALLLELGLGRIDGAAFAAAQLARLTGDRTRDLDPALRERTRAALVEAKAAEGWVRMVTEVVELAAADEARALGDTLPAGLRLGA; this is encoded by the coding sequence ATGCACATCGTCGGCATCGACCTGGGCACCACCCACTGCGCCGTCGCGGCGGTGGACCCCTCTCGCGGCGGGGCTTCGGCCCCCGTGCAGGACTTCCCCGTGCAGCAGCTGGTGGGCCTGGGTGAGGTCGCGCCGCGCAAGCTGCTGCCCTCCACGCTCTATGTCCCGGCCGGCAGCGAGCTCGCGCCCGAGAGCCTGCGCCTTCCCTGGGGGGAGGAAGTTCCCGTGGTCGGCGAGTTCGCGCGCTGGCAGGGCGCGCGCGTGCCGGGGCGCCTGGTGGCGAGCGCGAAGAGCTGGCTGTGCCACCCCGGCGTGGACCGCAGCGCGCCCATCCTCCCGTGGGGCGCGGGAGCGGACGTGGCGAAGCTCTCCCCGGTGGAGGCGAGCGCGCTGCTCCTGCGCCACATGGCGCGCGCGTGGGACGCGGCGCACCCGGACGCGCCGCTCGCGCAGCAGGAGGTGGTGATCACCGTGCCCGCCTCCTTCGACGAGGCGGCGCGCGCGCTCACGGTGAGCGCGGCCCGGCGCGCAGGGCTCGAGCGCTTCACCCTGCTCGAGGAGCCGCAGGCGGCCTTCTACGACTTCACCGCGCGACACCGCGCGGACCTGGCCCAGGCGCTCGCGGGCGTGCGGCTGGTGCTGGTGGTGGACGTGGGCGGCGGCACCACCGACTTCACCCTGGTGCACGCGGGCGTGTCCCCCGAGGGGCCCATCCTGCGCCGCCTCGCGGTGGGCGAGCACCTGATGCTGGGCGGCGACAACATGGACGCCGCGCTCGCGCGCCGGGTGGAGGAGAAGCTCTCGGCCGGAGGCCGCCGCCTCGGCGCGACCCAGTGGACGCAGGCGCTGCAGGCCGCGCGCGTGGCGAAGGAGTCGCTGCTGGGCGAGGCGCCCCCCGAGCGCTACGGCGTGTCGCTCGTGGCCGGGGGAAGCCGGCTGCTGGGTGGGAGCCTCTCCACCGAGCTCACCCGCGAGGAGGTGGAGCAGCTGGTGCTGGACGGCTTCCTGCCGCGCTCCGCCCCGGACGAGCGCCCGCGGCGCGCGGCGCGCATGGCGCTGCAGGAGCTGGGGCTCCCCTACGCGCAGGACGCGGCCATCACCCGCCACCTCGCCGCCTTCCTCCAGCAGCACGCGGAGGCGGGCCACGCAGCGCTGGGCGAGCCGCACGCGCCGGGCGCCCTGCCCCGCCCGGATGCCGTGCTGCTCAACGGCGGCGTCTTCAACTCGCCGGCCATCACCGAGCGGCTGCTGGACGCGGTGAGCGCGTGGTGGCCGGGCGCGCCGCGCATCCCGCTCCTGCGCCACGAGTCGCTCGAGCTCGCGGTGGCGCGCGGCGCGGCCTACTACGGGCTGGTGCGCCGCGGCCTGGGCCTGCGCATCGGCGGCGGCGCGGCGCGCGCCTACTACGTGCGGCTGGAGGCGGCCCCCGGCTCCGGGGACACGCAGCCGCAGGCCCTCTGCCTCATCCCGCGCGGCTTCGAGGAGGGGCAGAGCGTGGAGCTGGGCCAGCAGCCCTTCACGCTCGCGCTCGGGCGCCCCGTGCAGTTCGCGCTGCTGTCCACCACCTCGGACCGCATCGACAAGCCCGGGGACGTGGTCGCGCTCGCCGAGGACCTCAAGCCCCTGCCCCCCATCCACACGCTGCTCAAGGGCGCCTCCGGCAAGGCGGCCGAGGTCCCGGTGCACCTGCAGGCCGCGCTCACCGAGATAGGCACCCTGGAGCTCTCCTGCGTCTCGGACGTGGCGGACGAGCGCTGGCGGCTCGAGTTCGAGCTGCGCGGGCAGGCCGGCACGCACGAGCTCACCGTCACCGAGTCCATGCCGGCGCGCTTCGCCGAGGCGAAGGAGGACATCGAGCGCGTCTACGGCAGCAAGCCCCTGCCGGTGGGCCTCAAGGACGTGAAGCAGCTCACCCGCACGCTCGAGGGCGTGCTGGGCCCGCGCGAGGGCTGGCGCGTGCCAGTGCTGCGCGAGCTGTGGAGCAGCCTCTACGCGGGCGCCTCCAAGCGCCGCCGCTCGGCGGATCACGAGCGCGTCTTCTTCAGCCTGCTGGGCTACACGCTGCGCCCCGGCTTCGGCTACCCGCTGGACGCCTGGCGCGCCGAGCAGACCTTCTCCCTCTTCGAGCCGCTGGTGAACGCGCACGCCGAGAAGGCGGTGTGGATCGAGTTCTGGGTGATGTGGCGCCGCATCGCCGGCGGCCTGAGCGAGGCGCAGCACGCGCGGCTCTACGCCTACCTCGAGCCGCACCTCGCGCGCCGCGTGCCGCCGGAGCTGAAGCCCCAGAAGAACGCGCCGAAGCCCAAAGGCGTGCAGCCCGAGGGGCTGGACGAGATGGTGCGGCTCGCCGCCTCGCTCGAGCACCTGGAGGCGGCGCAGAAGGAGCAGCTGGGCGGGCACGTCGCCGCGCGCCTGCGGGCCGAGGCCAGGAGTGGCGGCCCCTGGGCGTGGGCCCTGGGGCGGCTCGGTGCGCGCGTGCCGCTCTACGGCAGCGGCCACAAGGTGGTGGGGGTCGAGGCCGCCGAGGCCTGGCTCGCGCTGCTGCTGGAGCTGGGGCTGGGGCGCATCGACGGGGCGGCCTTCGCCGCGGCGCAGCTCGCGCGCCTCACGGGAGACCGCACGCGCGACCTGGACCCGGCCTTGCGCGAGCGCACGCGCGCGGCCCTCGTCGAGGCGAAGGCCGCGGAGGGCTGGGTGCGGATGGTGACCGAGGTGGTGGAGCTCGCAGCGGCGGACGAGGCGCGCGCGCTGGGCGACACGCTGCCCGCCGGCCTGCGGCTGGGCGCCTGA